One Phaseolus vulgaris cultivar G19833 chromosome 4, P. vulgaris v2.0, whole genome shotgun sequence DNA window includes the following coding sequences:
- the LOC137838610 gene encoding uncharacterized protein has product MQQVMVMVQGLQEAMAASKVEQEHMKADLAASQARNEELYRASEELRRGWRNNSGQRDMDEPEHFTPPREFSTPFSQPILETVIPNTFGGPKVTFTGMEDPEAHLTAFHTQMMLVGGSDAVKCKLFMRTLTGMAMDWFISLPDGHITYFAQLSQLFRDQYLANRAPPPVSYDLFDVKQYQGESVKEYINRFGAQVVKVGTTEEPMIVYAFRKGVCPRPFCESIIRNRPRTFAEIRRRAVEHIVAEGEVCEKRTSVAPAGPRAQSRAQPARFNEATTGRKNQDRKRPYEARRPQAKGAAEGNMQVRKGNRPLRHNFVMELKDLIVVPNIADRLRPTVKSDKVLGPRKDSWCEFHKAFGNHINNCLELGHHLDELVKNGFLKDYLAGPATTAALIAPEEDQAHEMLIHGEVHTISGGFSGGGPIASQRKRYVRVVNSIAEEGSDDQWESDLVFTKADL; this is encoded by the coding sequence ATGCAACAGGTCATGGTTATGGTGCAGGGATTGCAGGAGGCAATGGCGGCGTCGAAGGTTGAGCAAGAGCACATGAAGGCGGATCTCGCGGCGTCTCAGGCGAGAAATGAGGAGCTCTACCGCGCAAGtgaggagttgcgccgcggATGGCGCAACAACTCAGGGCAACGCGACATGGATGAGCCCGAGCATTTCACTCCGCCAAGAGAGTTCTCTACGCCGTTCTCGCAGCCGATTCTGGAGACGGTGATCCCCAACACATTCGGGGGGCCCAAGGTGACTTTCAcggggatggaggaccctgaggcgcatctcactgcgttccacacacagatgatgctggtaggcggctccgacgccgtgaaatgcaagctcttcatgagaactttgactgggatggccatggactggttcatcagccttccagatggTCATATCACGTATTTCGCACAGCTTTCACAGTTGTTTAGAGATCAGTACCTAGCCAATAGGGCTCCACCACCAGTTTCGTACGATCTATTTGACGTAAAGCAATATCAAGGCGAAAGcgtgaaggagtatatcaatcgttTCGGGGCtcaggtggtgaaggttggcactacggaggagcccatgattgtATACGCATTCAGAAAGGGGGTATGCCCTAGGCCTTTCTGCGAGTCAATCATCCGCAACCGTCCCCGAACTTTTGCTGAGATAAGGCGTCGTGCAGTGGAACACATCGTCGCTGAGGGcgaggtgtgtgagaagcgcacAAGTGTTGCACCCGCGGGCCCAAGAGCACAGTCGCGTGCACAACCCGCCAGGTTCAACGAGGCCACGACGGGGAGGAAGAACCAAGACAGGAAGCGCCCATACGAGGCGAGGAGGCCTCAGGCAAAAGGAGCAGCAGAGGGGAACATGCAGGTGAGGAAAGGAAATAGGCCGTTAAGGCACAATTTCGTGATGGAGCTGAAGGATCTTATTGTTGttcccaacatagctgacaggttgaggcccACGGTGAAGTCTGACAAAGTGTTGGGACCTCGTAAAGACtcgtggtgcgagttccacaaggcGTTTGGGAACCATATCAACAACTGCTTGGAGCTGGGCCATCATttggatgagctcgtgaagaATGGCTTTCTGAAGGATTATCTTGCTGGGCCTGCTACGACCGCAGCCCTAATAGCGCCAGAGGAGGATCAAGCGCATGAAATGCTGATCCAtggagaagtgcacaccatctcTGGTGGCTTTTCTGGAGGCGGACCCATTGCCTCCCAGCGCAAGAGGTACGTGAGGGTGGTGAACTCAATTGCTGAGGAGGGTTCGGATGATCagtgggagtcagaccttgtGTTCACGAAGGCTGATCTATGA